A genome region from Planctomycetota bacterium includes the following:
- a CDS encoding MBL fold metallo-hydrolase, with protein sequence MHPPIRLRILASGSSGNAAILSLRPRNAAPIHAIIDLGLSPRKLCGALAAEGISPAEVSAILLTHADADHLHSGWSQRWPFEKARVIARGPHHRAIRGGGIRESFLFEPNGGWRAPGAELKPIELPHDQAGSTGFRISLDGASLGWATDLGRVPPEALEFFAGVDALCIESNYDTHLQRQSSRPDFLKQRIMGGRGHLSNHETLEAVLHLHRRHPLRQVVLLHLSAQCNNPALVRSLWSERAPELAAELQVATQAAPLPWLAVGETRPCQWSDSLFAEMS encoded by the coding sequence ATGCATCCGCCGATTCGTCTCCGGATCCTGGCCAGCGGCAGCTCGGGCAACGCCGCAATTCTCTCGCTGCGCCCGCGCAATGCCGCGCCGATCCACGCCATCATCGACCTGGGCCTTTCGCCGCGGAAACTCTGCGGCGCCCTTGCGGCGGAGGGGATCTCGCCCGCCGAGGTTTCGGCGATCCTGCTGACGCACGCGGACGCGGACCACCTGCACTCCGGATGGTCGCAGCGCTGGCCCTTCGAGAAGGCGCGGGTGATCGCACGGGGCCCGCACCACCGAGCCATCCGCGGTGGCGGCATCCGCGAATCGTTCTTGTTCGAACCCAACGGCGGCTGGCGGGCGCCCGGCGCCGAGCTCAAGCCGATCGAGCTGCCCCACGACCAGGCGGGCTCGACCGGGTTCCGGATCTCGCTCGATGGCGCGTCGCTGGGCTGGGCCACCGACCTGGGTCGCGTTCCGCCCGAGGCGCTGGAGTTCTTCGCCGGCGTCGACGCGCTCTGCATCGAAAGCAACTACGACACGCACCTGCAGCGGCAATCGTCGCGCCCGGATTTTCTCAAGCAGCGCATCATGGGCGGGCGCGGCCATCTCTCCAACCACGAGACGCTGGAAGCCGTTCTTCACCTGCACCGCCGTCACCCGCTGCGGCAGGTGGTCCTGCTTCATCTTTCGGCACAGTGCAACAATCCCGCGCTGGTGCGATCGTTGTGGAGCGAGCGCGCTCCCGAACTTGCGGCGGAGCTGCAGGTCGCCACGCAGGCGGCGCCGCTGCCTTGGCTCGCCGTCGGCGAAACTCGACCCTGCCAATGGAGCGACTCGCTCTTCGCCGAGATGAGCTGA